A genomic window from Emys orbicularis isolate rEmyOrb1 chromosome 8, rEmyOrb1.hap1, whole genome shotgun sequence includes:
- the LOC135882856 gene encoding neuropeptide Y receptor type 6-like — MMEKSTQHPSEGLFNRTIANSSNSQFSHFDSCQPSFPAVFLLITAYTVVTIVGLFGNLCLIVIIKRQKEAQNVTNILIANLSLSDVLICIMCIPVTVAYTLMDYWIFGEAMCKISSFVQSMSVTVSIFSLVLIAVERHQLIVNPRGWKPNMSHAYWGIIFIWGVSLIISIPFFIFHQLSDEPFKNLSYHSDFYTNKVVCIEAWPSVAERLVFTTSLLVFQYCFPLGFIFICYLKIFVCLRRRHGKVDGMRENESRLNESKRINMMLISIVVTFAACWLPLNIFNVVFDWNYEALMNCHHNLVFTLCHLVAMLSTCINPIFYGFLNKNFQKDLIVLIHHCRCFTSQEEYENIALSTLNTDVSKGSLKLNNTPVNS, encoded by the coding sequence ATGATGGAGAAATCCACTCAGCATCCTAGTGAGGGTTTGTTTAATCGAACTATTGCAAACAGCAGCAACTCACAGTTTTCACACTTTGATTCATGTCAGCCTTCTTTCCCTGCAGTCTTCTTGCTCATCACGGCTTATACTGTCGTTACAATAGTGGGGCTTTTTGGAAACCTTTGCCTGATTGTTATAATAAAAAGACAGAAAGAAGCTCAAAATGTTACAAATATTCTGATTGCCAATCTCTCCTTATCCGATGTCTTGATATGCATCATGTGCATTCCTGTCACAGTTGCATACACTTTGATGGACTATTGGATATTTGGCGAGGCTATGTGTAAAATAAGCtcttttgtacaaagtatgtctgtCACAGTCTCCATATTCTCACTTGTATTAATTGCTGTCGAGAGACACCAGTTAATAGTGAACCCACGTGGCTGGAAGCCGAATATGTCACACGCTTACTGGGGAATTATCTTCATTTGGGGGGTTTCCCTTATCATATCCATTCCTTTTTTTATATTCCACCAACTATCTGATGAAccctttaaaaatctctcttaCCATAGCGATTTCTACACAAACAAAGTTGTTTGCATCGAGGCATGGCCATCAGTTGCAGAGCGACTGGTCTTTACCACCAGTCTGCTGGTTTTCCAGTATTGCTTCCCACTGGGCTTTATTTTTATCTGCTATCTCAAGATATTTGTATGTCTCCGGCGGAGACATGGTAAGGTGGATGGGATGAGGGAGAATGAGAGCAGACTAAATGAGAGCAAAAGGATTAATATGATGCTCATTTCAATTGTTGTGACCTTTGCAGCTTGCTGGTTGCCTCTAAACATATTTAATGTCGTTTTTGACTGGAACTATGAGGCACTGATGAACTGCCACCATAACTTGGTGTTCACATTGTGCCACCTGGTAGCCATGCTCTCGACATGTATCAACCCTATCTTTTACGGGTTTCTCAACAAGAATTTCCAGAAGGATTTAATAGTGTTAATTCACCACTGCAGATGCTTCACATCTCAGGAGGAATATGAGAACATCGCCCTTTCAACCCTGAACACTGATGTATCCAAGGGGTCCTTGAAATTAAATAATACCCCTGTGAATAGCTAA